A genomic segment from Mustela lutreola isolate mMusLut2 chromosome 15, mMusLut2.pri, whole genome shotgun sequence encodes:
- the BAHCC1 gene encoding BAH and coiled-coil domain-containing protein 1 isoform X1, translated as MDGRDFAPPPHLLSERGSLGHRSAAAARLAPAGPAAQPPAHFQPGKYFPSPLPMASHTAGSRLMGNSPASSFMGSFLTGSLGSAAPAHPSGPTPAPSEQAYRASHPATSQIWFSHSHEAPGYPRFSGGLASTFLPMSHLDHHGNSNVLYGQHRFYGTQKDNFYLPPQPTLLPANHSFPGVARAAPGHPIGSCSRDRGEAGPLQKGAKEFDRFLLGREKAGKAAEGKERPAAEEEGGKERHKLALPVPADGHCKESGVTPRGACEGRPKHLASCLLNTKVLNGEMGKAALASCAGGMLVRPGVAGAAPGRCAKEAAGPAEPGPAFSECLERRQMLHHAVAYTVPSGLPAGPPPPLSTAAGSFPCLQLHAGPDGLCPLQDKVPRDLKASGPTFVPSVGHLAEKSRPFQAAEACAVAGEGKDRHLDGALGPEHAVPYGVPYTQLKAEGKGERRPGGFEAAPNPRLKGLEYFNSTGPETPFPTLPKRGLDKSGYFELPAHSQDCARPGHPDPLGGKVPQACCTLEKTSAGPPGAQKVARIRHQQHLVTPEGEPGGSGGAEAKRKSLALSSLGYGGPHLPPWSIQSGQGAAMAVGEERKGGAYLDPFSGGLQQAGLLPQDLPAPPDEVSAMQSLLKYSSQALVAGRKAPFVGLGSLKASCAQQEMKFPAPKGPAQAPSEAERPDCARSREHDTAHSDAEVRQPPVGIAVALSRQKDTVSRPETAYGANTGRQGRAAPAFKAGGPPRPTPALDLEAEEERARLPEDRLGLAGRELLLPDNKDRLEFSRIHPSGGCPGDLAPHLMIAGGSSLQTGQLGGDPASRPHPAHPPWLPRTRSPSLWMGGHSYGLGHPALHQNLPPGFSASVPGSMPSVFPLSQDSPAQLVILPSEPTPHTAPHALADVMDQAPLWPPMYGGRGPASHVQPPSQLPVYSRSQLLRQQELYALQQQQQQQQQRTAPVQRKPEDHLPELEEPAQEKTPKSAHKPVALTPTAKGTPSPATVGPAKLSPCCHSPSPKPPASRPVTPPRPSAPCTFSLDPSGSPGPGSKLPSSEVVSGESRRAGADLSTLEAGLPPRYTCPTASSGFALSPSAHSPDLLDPKTMQTAAPRVQPEPARTFPPRELPPQSPQSPQEPGLSSRAREATQDLAATTHPAERGPLGQAADPSPLEGLRELRYGALLEGGSPEAVAQAQSTQGGAAAEGGEAVGPSSGASPQTLQQQRSPGALNEAPPGKQQAPREARSEEGAEDREDELEEEEGQGSACRSCHLPRTFLGLDALVAATIDLGDLPGISPRDPQLAAAPGPPHTAPAPCRSGTHSPGIALLSELADLEIQQRRREPALQEEEDLLAFDLRRLATLASAWSLVEAASLDSPPSCAQTPAPDACRAPILTPRMQILQRKDTWTPKTKPVCPLKAAIERLDTQEVEMRVRLAELQRRYKEKQRELARLQRRHDHEREESSRSPARRGPGRPRKRKYSSLLSPLRPGGQLPRGDGKKVKAVRSSLSLLCAELRGSDGPPKKQSRLEAGVYAGLQASSADKVRCKRGSGQGELASAAAHKVTQLKPKVRTKGLPAGLGPFRRKEAAPGGRIRKKLSQGKTAKVPGAARHTQPEDGGASRETPKFPAQALVATAQEAGNGYDSENCERFLGTEAPPKEPGLTLHAGASVTVLGPSPSSVVKMEANQKAKKKKERQGLLGACRLSSPDSEVKVKRRVVKTEVGAKLERAPGRRPPGAPGRKKAKGKAKGSLRTDTGAAPSRDALFSPTRAFTCREEGSKLASERLKRATRKSTLLQPGLRQRKNGALSIALSPRNTKAILGKGRKGKGRAVSRLLESFAVDNDFAFDDNGSFEEEEEEEEEEGEEEPAASSGPLSAEQSAALARSCTIHKEDLQDGLPVLIPKEDSLLYAGSVRTLQPPDIYSIVIEGERGNRPRIYSLEQLLQEAVLDVRPQSSRYLPPGTRVCAYWSQKSRCLYPGNVVRGSRSDEEEDLDSVVVEFDDGDTGHIAVSNIRLLPPDFKIQCTEPSPALLVSSSCRRTKKASFEVPPPSEAPAPSLSPKVHDGPEASKTPGKKSISKDKAGKAELLTSGAKPPAGPADHFLGRRGSPLLSWSAVAQTKRKAAAAAGSKGPGALQNLFQLNGSARKLRAREALFPVHSVAAPVFGNGFRADSFSSLASAYAPFVGGAGPGLPGGAHKLLRAKKAERAEAEKGARRRAGGEFLVKLDHEGVTSPKNKNCKALLVGDKDPKLGRPLPSPSYAHPALVGKDRKGRAPVHPLPMGLALRKFAGQAEFPLPCDSDCHSSYSDDEEDGPGLAPGVPSRFLARLSVSTSSSGSSTSSSSGSLSTSSLCSSDDEGSSYSSDDEDPALLLQTCLTHPVPALLARPEALRSKGGGPHAHAQRCFLSRAAVAGGGAGSGPGGGKSKLKRKEALSFSKAKELSRRQRLPSVENRPKISAFLPARQLWKWSGNPTQRRGMKGKARKLFYKAIVRGKETLRVGDCAVFLSAGRPNLPYIGRIESMWESWGSNMVVKVKWFYHPEETKLGKRQSDGKNALYQSCHEDENDVQTISHKCQVVGREQYEQMARGRRCQDRRDLYYLAGTYDPTTGRLVAADGAPILG; from the exons CTCCAGGGTACCCCAGATTTTCGGGGGGTCTGGCATCCACCTTCCTACCCATGAGCCACTTGGATCACCATGGAAACAGCAACGTTCTCTATGGGCAACATCGTTTCTATGGAACCCAAAAAG ATAACTTCTACCTGCCCCCCCAGCCCACCCTCCTGCCTGCCAACCACAGCTTCCCCGGTGTGGCCCGGGCCGCCCCCGGTCACCCCATTGGCTCCTGCAGCCGTGACCGGGGCGAGGCTGGCCCCCTCCAGAAGGGGGCCAAGGAGTTCGAccgcttcctgctgggcagagagaaggCCGGGAAGGCCGCGGAGGGCAAGGAGCGGCCGGCGGCCGAGGAGGAGGGCGGCAAGGAGCGGCACAAGCTGGCGCTGCCCGTGCCCGCCGACGGCCACTGCAAGGAGAGCGGCGTGACGCCCCGCGGAGCCTGCGAGGGCCGCCCCAAGCACCTCGCCTCCTGCCTCCTCAACACCAAGGTGCTCAACGGCGAGATGGGCAAGGCCGCACTGGCCAGCTGTGCGGGTGGCATGCTGGTGCGGCCTGGCGTGGCGGGGGCGGCCCCCGGACGCTGCGCCAAGGAGGCGGCGGGCCCTGCAGAGCCCGGGCCGGCCTTCAGCGAGTGCCTGGAGAGGCGGCAGATGCTGCACCACGCCGTGGCCTACACCGTGCCATCCGGCCTGCCCGCCGGGCCCCCCCCGCCCCTCAGCACGGCCGCTGGCTCCTTCCCTTGCCTGCAGCTGCACGCGGGCCCTGACGGGCTCTGCCCGCTGCAGGACAAAGTCCCCCGAGACCTGAAGGCCAGCGGGCCCACCTTCGTGCCTTCCGTGGGACACCTGGCTGAGAAGAGCCGCCCCTTCCAGGCCGCTGAGGCCTGTGCCGTGGCAGGTGAGGGCAAAGATCGGCACCTCGATGGCGCCTTGGGCCCTGAGCACGCCGTGCCCTACGGGGTCCCCTACACCCAGCTGAAGGCCGAGGGCAAGGGGGAACGGCGGCCTGGGGGCTTCGAGGCTGCACCCAACCCCCGGCTCAAGGGCCTGGAGTATTTCAACAGCACAGGCCCCGAGACCCCTTTCCCCACGCTCCCCAAACGTGGTCTGGACAAGAGTGGCTACTTCGAGCTGCCCGCCCACTCGCAGGACTGTGCCCGGCCAGGTCACCCAGACCCGCTGGGGGGGAAGGTCCCCCAGGCCTGCTGCACTTTAGAAAAGACCTCCGCAGGCCCCCCTGGGGCCCAGAAGGTGGCCCGGATCCGGCATCAGCAGCACCTGGTGACCCCCGAGGGGGAGCCGGGGGGCAGTGGCGGGGCTGAAGCCAAGCGCAAGTCCCTGGCACTGTCCTCTCTGGGCTACGGCGGGCCCCACCTGCCCCCGTGGAGTATCCAGTCGGGCCAGGGCGCCGCCATGGCCGTGGGCGAGGAGCGTAAGGGCGGTGCCTACCTGGACCCCTTCAGCGGCGGCCTCCAGCAGGCCggcctcctgccccaggacctgcCCGCGCCACCCGACGAGGTCTCGGCCATGCAGAGCCTGCTCAAGTACAGCAGCCAAGCGTTGGTCGCCGGCCGGAAGGCACCCTTCGTGGGCCTGGGCAGTCTCAAGGCCAGCTGTGCCCAGCAGGAGATGAAGTTCCCAGCCCCCAAAGGCCCCGCCCAGGCCCCCAGCGAGGCCGAGAGGCCCGACTGTGCCCGGAGCCGGGAGCACGACACCGCACACAGCGACGCAGAAGTGAGGCAGCCGCCCGTGGGCATCGCGGTGGCCCTGTCCCGGCAGAAGGACACGGTGAGCCGGCCGGAGACAGCCTACGGCGCCAATACCGGGCGGCAGGGCCGGGCAGCCCCTGCCTTCAAAG CAGgcggcccgccccgccccacccccgcgcTGGACCTGGAGGCCGAGGAGGAAAGGGCCCGGCTGCCTGAGGACCGCCTGGGACTCGCCGGCCGGGAGCTGCTGCTGCC AGACAACAAGGACCGCCTAGAGTTCTCCCGGATCCACCCATCGGGCGGCTGCCCCGGGGACCTGGCCCCTCACCTCATGATCGCCGGCGGATCCTCCCTGCAGACCGGCCAGCTGGGTGGCGACCCGGCCTCCCGCCCGCACCCCGCCCATCCCCCTTGGCTGCCCCGCACCCGCAGCCCCTCCCTGTGGATGGGGGGCCACTCCTACG GCCTTGGGCACCCTGCCCTACACCAGAACCTGCCCCCAGGCTTCTCCGCCTCCGTGCCAGGCTCCATGCCCTCCGTCTTCCCCCTGTCCCAGGACAGCCCTGCACAGCTCGTCATCCTGCCCTCGGAGCCCACCCCCCACACCGCCCCCCACGCGCTTG CCGACGTCATGGACCAGGCCCCCTTGTGGCCCCCCATGTACGGGGGCCGGGGTCCCGCCTCGCACGTGCAGCCCCCCAGCCAGCTCCCCGTGTACTCGCGGTCCCAACTCCTGCGGCAGCAAGAGCTCTACGccttgcagcagcagcagcagcagcagcagcagcggacAGCTCCTGTCCAG CGGAAGCCTGAGGACCATCTCCCGGAGCTGGAGGAGCCCGCCCAGGAGAAGACCCCCAAGTCTGCCCACAAGCCAGTTGCCTTAACCCCCACAGCCAAGGGCACCCCCTCCCCGGCCACCGTAGGCCCCGCCAAGCTGTCCCCTTGCTGCCACTCGCCCAGCCCGAAGCCCCCCGCCAGCCGCCCCGTGACACCGCCACGCCCCAGCGCCCCGTGCACTTTCTCTCTCGACCCCTCGGGCAGCCCTGGGCCTGGCTCCAAGCTGCCCAGCTCCGAGGTCGTGAGTGGGGAGAGCCGGCGGGCTGGAGCCGACCTTAGCACGTTGGAAGCAG GCCTGCCTCCTCGGTACACCTGCCCCACGGCCAGCTCGGGCTTCGCCCTGTCCCCCAGCGCGCACTCTCCTGACCTCTTGGACCCCAAAACTATGCAAACTGCAGCCCCCAGGGTCCAGCCTGAGCCAGCGAGGACGTTCCCACCCAGGGAGCTGCCCCCCCAAAGCCCCCAGAGCCCACAGGAGCCGGGGTTGTCCTCAAGGGCCAGGGAGGCCACCCAGGACCTTGCCGCCACCACCCACCCTGCCGAGCGGGGACCCCTGGGGCAGGCAGCAGACCCCAGCCCACTGGAGGGGCTTCGAGAACTGCGATATGGGGCCCTCCTCGAGGGAGGGAGCCCTGAGGCCGTTGCCCAGGCTCAATCTActcagggaggggcagcagcGGAGGGGGGTGAGGCGGTGGGGCCCTCGTCGGGGGCCAGCCCCCAGACCCTACAGCAGCAGAGAAGCCCCGGCGCCCTCAACGAGGCCCCCCCTGGCAAGCAGCAGGCCCCCAGGGAAGCCAGGTCGGAGGAGGGGGCTGAGGATCGGGAAGACgagctggaggaggaagagggccagGGCTCCGCTTGCAGGAGCTGCCACCTGCCCAGGACGTTCCTGGGCCTGGACGCCCTGGTCGCAGCCACCATCGACCTGGGGGACCTGCCGGGCATCAGCCCGCGGGACCCGCAGCTGGCCGCTGCCCCAGGGCCCCCACACACAGCCCCTGCGCCCTGTCGCTCTGGGACTCACAGTCCCGGGATCGCCCTTCTCAGTGAGCTGGCGGACCTGGAGATCCAGCAGCGGAGGAGGGAGCCGGCTTTGCAGG AGGAAGAGGACCTGCTGGCGTTCGACCTGCGGCGCCTGGCCACGCTGGCCTCGGCCTGGTCCCTGGTGGAGGCTGCTAGCCTGGATAGCCCACCGTCCTGCGCCCAGACCCCGGCTCCCGACGCCTGCAGGGCACCCATACTCACCCCCCGCATGCAGATCCTGCAACGCAAAGACACCTGGACCCCCAAGACCAAGCCT GTGTGCCCCCTGAAGGCCGCCATCGAGCGGCTGGACACGCAAGAAGTGGAGATGCGTGTGCGGCTGGCGGAGCTACAGCGGCGCTACAAGGAGAAGCAGCGAGAGCTGGCGCGCCTGCAGCGCAGGCATGACCATGA GAGAGAGGAGAGCTCGCGCAGCCCCGCTCGGCGAGGGCCCGGCCGGCCGAGGAAGCGCAAGTACTCCAGCCTGCTGTCCCCTCTGCGTCCTGGGGGCCAGCTGCCCAGGGGCGATGGCAAGAAAGTCAA AGCGGTGCGGTCCAGCCTGAGCCTGCTGTGTGCTGAGCTGCGGGGCAGCGACGGGCCCCCGAAGAAGCAGAGCCGACTAGAGGCCGGTGTCTACGCGGGCCTGCAGGCATCATCGGCG GACAAGGTTCGCTGCAAGAGAGGCAGTGGGCAGGGCGAGCTGGCGTCCGCCGCAGCCCACAAAGTGACCCAGCTGAAGCCGAAGGTCAGGACCAAGGGGCTTCCTGCCGGCCTCGGCCCCTTCAGGCGGAAGGAGGCTGCCCCCGGGGGACGCATCCGGAAGAAGCTGTCCCAAGGCAAGACTGCCAAGGTGCCCGGGGCAGCCCGGCACACCCAGCCCGAGGACGGGGGCGCCAGCAGGGAGACACCCAAGTTCCCGGCCCAGGCTTTGGTGGCCACAGCACAGGAGGCAGGCAA TGGCTATGACAGCGAGAACTGCGAGAGGTTCTTGGGGACAGAGGCACCCCCCAAGGAGCCCGGGCTGACGCTGCACGCGGGGGCCAGCGTAACCGTGCTGGGGCCCTCCCCCTCTTCTGTGGTCAAGATGGAGGCCAACCAGAAGgccaagaagaagaaggagaggcagggctTGCTAG GGGCCTGCCGCCTGTCCAGCCCAGACAGCGAGGTCAAGGTCAAGAGGCGCGTGGTGAAGACCGAGGTGGGCGCCAAGCTGGAGCGTGCCCCAGGGCGCAGGCCCCCGGGCGCCCCAGGCAGGAAGAAGGCCAAGGGCAAGGCCAAAGGCAGCCTGCGGACAGACACGGGGGCCGCCCCCAGCAGGGACGCCCTCTTCAGCCCCACCCGGGCCTTCACCTGCCGCGAGGAGGGCAGCAAGCTGGCCAGCGAGCGTCTCAAAAGAGCCACGCGCAAGAGCACGCTTCTCCAGCCGGGGCTGAGG CAGCGGAAGAACGGGGCCCTGTCCATCGCGCTGTCGCCGCGGAACACCAAGGCCATcctggggaagggcaggaag GGCAAGGGCCGGGCCGTGAGTCGGCTGCTGGAGAGCTTTGCGGTGGACAACGATTTTGCGTTTGACGACAACGGCAGCttcgaggaggaggaggaggaagaggaggaggaaggcgagGAAGAGCCGGCGGCCTCCAGCGGGCCTCTGAGCGCTGAGCAGAGCGCAGCCCTGG CGCGCTCGTGCACCATCCACAAGGAGGACCTGCAGGACGGGCTGCCCGTGCTCATTCCCAAGGAGGACAGTCTGCTGTACGCGGGCAGCGTCAGGACCCTGCAACCCCCTGACAT CTACAGCATCGTCATCGAGGGCGAGAGAGGCAACAGGCCCAGGATCTACTCGCTGGAACAGCTGCTGCAGGAGGCG GTTCTGGATGTGCGGCCGCAGTCCAGCCGCTACCTCCCCCCGGGCACGAGGGTGTGTGCCTACTGGAGCCAGAAGTCCCGCTGTCTGTACCCAGGCAACGTGGTCCGAG GCTCCCGCAGCGACGAGGAGGAGGACCTGGACTCCGTGGTCGTGGAGTTCGATGACGGCGACACCGGCCACATCGCCGTCTCCAACATCCGGCTGCTGCCTCCCGACTTCAAAATCCAGT GCACTGAGCCCTCGCCCGCACTGCTGGTGTCCAGCAGCTGCCGGAGGACCAAGAAAGCTTCCTTCGAGGTCCCCCCACCCAGCGAGGCCCCCGCCCCGAGCCTGTCCCCCAAGGTGCATGACGGCCCCGAGGCCTCGAAGACCCCCGGGAAGAAGTCCATCAGCAAAGACAAAGCCG GCAAGGCGGAGCTCCTCACCTCAGGTGCCAAGCCCCCCGCGGGGCCCGCAGACCACTTCCTGGGCCGCCGGGGCAGCCCCCTGCTGAGCTGGTCGGCGGTGGCGCAGACGAAGCGgaaggcggcggcggccgcgggcaGCAAGGGCCCGGGCGCGCTGCAGAACCTCTTCCAGCTCAACGGCAGCGCCAGGAAGCTGCGGGCCCGCGAGGCGCTGTTCCCCGTGCACAGCGTGGCCGCCCCCGTGTTCGGCAACGGCTTCCGCGCCGACTCCTTCAGCAGCCTGGCCAGCGCCTACGCGCCCTTCGtcggcggggccgggccggggctgCCCGGGGGCGCGCACAAGCTGCTGCGGGCCAAGAAGGCCGAGCGCGCGGAGGCCGAGAAGGGTgcgcggcggcgggcgggcggcgagTTCCTGGTCAAGCTGGACCACGAGGGCGTGACCTCCCCCAAGAACAAGAACTGCAAGGCGCTGCTCGTGGGCGACAAGGACCCCAAGCTGGGGcggcccctgcccagccccagctACGCGCACCCGGCCCTGGTGGGCAAGGACAGGAAGGGGCGGGCGCCCGTGCACCCTCTGCCCATGGGGCTGGCGCTGCGCAAGTTCGCGGGCCAGGCCGAGTTCCCGCTGCCCTGCGACAGCGACTGCCACAGCTCCTACTCGGACGACGAGGAGGACGGGCCCGGGCTGGCCCCCGGCGTGCCCTCCCGCTTCCTCGCCCGCCTGTCGGTGTCGACCTCCTCCTCAGGCTCCTCCACCTCCTCGTCGTCGGGCTCCCTGTCCACCTCCAGCCTCTGCTCCTCCGACGACGAGGGCTCCTCCTACAGCTCGGACGACGAGGACCCGGCCCTGCTGCTGCAGACCTGCCTCACCCACCCCGTGCCCGCCCTCCTGGCGCGGCCCGAGGCCTTGCGCTCCAAGGGCGGCGGGCCCCACGCGCACGCCCAGCGCTGCTTCCTGTCCCGGGCTGCGGTGGCCGGCGGGGGCGCGGGTTCGGGCCCCGGCGGCGGCAAGTCCAAGCTGAAGCGCAAGGAGGCTCTGAGCTTCTCCAAAGCCAAAGAGCTTTCGCGGAGGCAGCGGCTGCCCTCCGTGGAAAACCGGCCAAAGATCTCTGCCTTCCTGCCCGCTCGGCAGCTCTGGAAGTGGTCCGGGAACCCCACGCAG CGCCGGGGCATGAAGGGGAAAGCCAGGAAGCTGTTCTACAAGGCCATCGTCCGGGGCAAGGAGACGCTGCGCGTCGGGGACTGCGCTGTGTTCCTGTCGGCCGGGCGGCCCAACCTGCCCTACATTGGCCGCATCGAGAGCATGTGGGAGTCGTGGGGCAGCAACATGGTGGTGAAGGTCAAGTGGTTTTACCACCCGGAGGAGACCAAGCTGGGGAAGCGGCAGAGCGACGGGAAG